From the Juglans microcarpa x Juglans regia isolate MS1-56 chromosome 7D, Jm3101_v1.0, whole genome shotgun sequence genome, the window tttaacacttctaaatatttttaaaaaataaaaaaaaatataatattattacaaaatattttcttaatcacgaaattattttacttcatgattaagaaattattttttaatgatttttaatgatgttttaaatttattttattttttaaaaatatttgaaagtgttaaaaaatttatataaaaaataactttaaaaaaaacacatgctagaGCTCCCGCGGGCTCCCAGTGGGAGCTCTAGCATTGTCCTTGACCAAAATATAAACACTGGTCCCTCACCATTGGacttgcagattttttttttatttttttacctctcattccaaaatttattacaaaaaaaaagaaaaaagaaaaatagtagcTTGAAAGATCAGAGTATAGAAGCAACCTATGATGTTTCTAGTAATCGCAGAACTCCACATGATCTCTTTCGATACAAGTGGTTGAAAATAACATGCCACGTAAAAAAGAtgacaaaccaaaccaaaccaaaccaaaacaccCTTCCTTTCCTTCTAAAAGCAACCAAACCGACACTGTCAAATAGGGATATGATGGATATCTGGGTTGTCCAGATGGAACCATCTGGAGGAGTTGCTTAATTGAAAACATGGGGTCAGTCTCATATATCATATGATTACATCGCACTATTGCCTTGCTTTATTTCTCGACCATAAGAATAAATGAGGGTCCCCCCCGTTAATGAAACTTCGCCCACCTTTGGAGAAAATTCTTTGAAAAGCCAGGTGGGTATTTGCCCTTGTGTCCGTTAGGGATTCACCACCATCAATAAAGCAAgaccacaaatattttaaaccATGCACAAAAAGTTAAGTTTGAACTGCATCCATCACTAGGACtgagtaataaaaaaatgagtgtGACACATCAAGGAGATTGGTGTTCACTGTTCACCACAAGCTACTAGAAGCATCCCTCGAATCTAGGGAATGGACAAAAATGGAGATGAAAGAACTAGAATCTGGTTGAGCAGTGAGCTAAGAGATCAAAGATTCAGCCtgtcaaaaggaaaatgataactttgcaaaattgaaattcatttttaattgcATTGGTTGATTCAAAATGGGCTAAAAAGGGTTGTAGTTGTATCATTACTTGCTGTCAAGATAGGGCCAATAACTAATACAAAAATAGCAATTAAATAAGTACGGGTAGCTTGTAAGGATTCATAATCAGATCATAACTTTCGATGTTGTTCTACTTGCATCATTGTGAACAATATCACACTCGCTACAACCTGTTTGTGCCTAAACCAAGATGAGTATATGGTGATATGTGATCAATGACACCTCTAATAAACCCGCTATTCATCTATCTAATAAGAAAATCCAATGAAGGTATACGTTGGCTCATATCAAGACCTTCGAATATGGTCGTGATCCTTTCAAGGTATCTTGATATCACCAGGTTTAAAACCATAGAAAACCGAACTGgaacaaatcaataaaacattgATTGTGAGTAAAACAATCAGAGAAGAACATGTAAAACAATACCAGAAAATTGTATTTGATGTTTTTGTGTCtcttttggggaaaaaaaaaaagtgatcaaGCATATACAACAAACACAGCAAATATATAGAGTTAGGGAGAACGACACTTACAAGGACACATACAACAGCAAAAAAAAGGCagattatcaataaaaaaaaatcaagcatAAGATGCCATGGGAAATCTGGCAATGTGTTTTCATTGTTCTTGTTGCTGATGCTGCTcctgctgttgctgctgctgctgtggCTGCTGCAGCTCTGGCAGTTGCTGCTGTTGCTCACCTTGCCATACCCAAACAATATCTCTTATAGCAGGCTTTATATTCTCTTTCACCATTTGCTGATATTCTATGGTATCTCCATTTGCTTTCTTAACCTCCACCAAATGAAAAGATGGAGTGACCTCAAAGATCTCTGCATCAATGGACAATATCCCCTTCCTACCTTCCTTCATTCCCTCCAACTTTAACAAACCTGCCTCCTTCTTCATCACTTTCATCCTCAGATGCTTGGCAATTTCTTCCAGCTTAGAGATGATGACCGAGGCAGGTTTTCTGGAAGTAAACCTTTCTTCTCTCCTTTGACAATCTACTTCAAATAAGCCAGAAAGATCAAACCCAGCTGATAGGGAAATGATATCAAAAGCATTCAAGCATGAAGGTCTAGCTAACTCTTGCTTTGAGTCAGCAGTCATACTGCTATTCTCACAGGGACCAGACGCATTCAGATCTGAAGGAGTTACAGATTTAATATGTTTAGACTTCAGTCCTTTTCTGAGCCATGAACTTTCCTTGATCTTTTCTATGGAAGCCCTAGTACTGGGGCTTGGATCCAACATCTTCAACAGCAGCCTGCGCACTTCTGGTGGGAACCAATTAGGGCACCTATATTCTGATTTTCCAATCTTCCGATACATCTCCATCAAATTTGAATCATGAAACGGGAGATAACCAGCCAAAAGGACATAGAGAACCACTCCACAAGACCAAATATCAGCTTTGGCCCCATCGTAGCCTTTCCTGTTAATGACCTCAGGAGCAACATAAGCAGGAGTGCCACAGGTGGTATGGAGTAGCCCATCTTGG encodes:
- the LOC121238931 gene encoding CBL-interacting serine/threonine-protein kinase 10, translating into MENNSKVLMQRYELGRLLGQGTFAKVYYARSIRNNQSVAIKVIDKEKVFKVGLIEQIKREISVMRLVRHPYIIQLYEVMATKTKIYFVMEYAKGGELFDKVAKGRLKEDVARKYFRQLIDAVDFCHSRGVYHRDIKPENLLLDENEDLKVSDFGLSALAESKRQDGLLHTTCGTPAYVAPEVINRKGYDGAKADIWSCGVVLYVLLAGYLPFHDSNLMEMYRKIGKSEYRCPNWFPPEVRRLLLKMLDPSPSTRASIEKIKESSWLRKGLKSKHIKSVTPSDLNASGPCENSSMTADSKQELARPSCLNAFDIISLSAGFDLSGLFEVDCQRREERFTSRKPASVIISKLEEIAKHLRMKVMKKEAGLLKLEGMKEGRKGILSIDAEIFEVTPSFHLVEVKKANGDTIEYQQMVKENIKPAIRDIVWVWQGEQQQQLPELQQPQQQQQQQEQHQQQEQ